A window from Vanessa atalanta chromosome 16, ilVanAtal1.2, whole genome shotgun sequence encodes these proteins:
- the LOC125070151 gene encoding heat shock protein 60A-like, which translates to MLRLPRVVRQTVSLNKSHQFSRLYAKDVRFGADVRALMLQGVDVLADAVAVTMGPKGRNVILEQSWGSPKITKDGVTVAKGVELKDKFQNIGAKLVQNVANNTNEEAGDGTTTATVLARAIAKEGFEKISKGANPIEIRRGVMMAVDSVKDKLKNMSKPVTTPEEIAQVATISANGDTAIGKLIADAMKKVGRDGVITVKDGKTLTDELEVIEGMKFDRGYISPYFINSSKGAKVEFQDALVLFSEKKISNVQTIIPALELANQQRKPLVIIAEDVDGEALSTLVVNRLKIGLQVAAVKAPGFGDNRKATLSDMAIAAGGVVFGDDANLIRLEDVQLSDLGQVGEVIITKDDTLILKGKGKKSDIDRRAEQIRDQIQETNSEYEKEKLQERLARLASGVAVLHVGGSSEVEVNEKKDRVNDALNATRAAVEEGIVPGGGSALLRCIPVLDQLKTANSDQATGVEIIKKALRMPCMTIATNAGIDGSVVVAKVEDLGPEFGYDALNNEYVNMIEKGIIDPTKVVRTALTDASGVASLLTTAEAVICDMPQEKEANPMAGMGGMGGMGGMGGMGGMM; encoded by the coding sequence atgttgcGCTTGCCTCGTGTAGTCCGACAAactgtttctttaaataaatctcaTCAGTTCTCCAGATTATATGCCAAAGATGTGAGGTTCGGTGCTGATGTAAGAGCCCTCATGCTTCAGGGCGTCGACGTCCTCGCCGATGCTGTTGCAGTCACAATGGGTCCCAAAGGTAGGAACGTTATTTTGGAACAGTCCTGGGGTTCACCAAAAATAACCAAAGACGGTGTGACTGTTGCAAAAGGTGTAGAGCTTAAAGATAAATTCCAGAATATTGGAGCGAAACTCGTACAAAATGTAGCGAATAATACAAACGAAGAAGCCGGCGATGGAACCACCACAGCTACGGTCCTTGCCAGGGCTATTGCAAAAGAAGGTTTCGAAAAAATTTCAAAGGGTGCTAATCCTATTGAAATTCGCCGAGGTGTGATGATGGCCGTAGACTCTGTGAAAGACAAGTTAAAGAATATGTCCAAGCCTGTTACAACACCAGAGGAGATCGCGCAGGTCGCCACCATCTCTGCAAACGGTGATACGGCTATCGGCAAGCTTATCGCTGATGCAATGAAGAAGGTCGGTCGCGACGGTGTCATCACTGTCAAGGACGGCAAGACACTTACCGATGAATTAGAAGTCATCGAAGGTATGAAATTCGACAGAGGTTATATTTCACCATATTTCATCAACTCATCTAAAGGAGCTAAAGTCGAGTTCCAAGATGCTCTGGTTCTCTTCTCGGAAAAGAAAATTAGCAATGTACAGACAATCATCCCAGCATTGGAATTAGCTAACCAGCAGAGAAAGCCCTTAGTGATCATTGCTGAAGATGTTGATGGAGAAGCACTGTCAACTCTCGTTGTGAACAGGTTGAAGATTGGTTTGCAAGTTGCTGCTGTTAAGGCCCCAGGTTTCGGTGACAACAGGAAAGCTACACTTAGTGATATGGCCATTGCTGCAGGTGGTGTTGTATTTGGAGATGATGCCAACCTCATTAGGTTAGAAGATGTTCAGCTCTCAGACCTGGGACAAGTTGGTGAAGTTATTATCACAAAGGACGACACTTTGATTCTTAAAGGTAAGGGCAAAAAGTCTGATATTGACAGGAGAGCAGAGCAGATCCGTGACCAGATTCAGGAAACAAATTCAGAgtatgaaaaagaaaaactgCAGGAGCGTCTTGCGAGATTAGCTTCAGGAGTTGCAGTTTTACATGTTGGTGGATCCAGCGAAGTTGAAGTCAATGAAAAGAAAGACCGTGTCAATGATGCTTTGAATGCAACCCGGGCTGCAGTTGAAGAAGGTATTGTACCTGGAGGTGGTTCCGCTCTCCTTAGGTGCATCCCAGTCCTTGATCAGCTGAAAACTGCAAACTCTGACCAAGCTACTGGTGTTGAAATCATTAAGAAGGCCCTCAGAATGCCATGTATGACAATCGCTACAAATGCTGGTATCGATGGATCAGTAGTAGTTGCTAAAGTAGAAGATCTTGGTCCTGAATTTGGATATGATGCTTTGAACAATGAATATGTTAACATGATTGAAAAGGGAATTATTGACCCAACAAAGGTTGTTAGAACAGCACTTACAGACGCATCTGGAGTTGCATCTCTCCTCACAACAGCAGAGGCTGTTATTTGCGATATGCCACAAGAAAAGGAAGCAAACCCCATGGCAGGTATGGGAGGCATGGGTGGCATGGGAGGTATGGGCGGAATGGGAGGAATGATGTAA
- the LOC125070152 gene encoding adenosine kinase translates to MDSSCPCDKEGMLVGIGNPLLDISAIVDEELLKKYGLHPDDAIMAEAKHMPLYRELVEKYNAEFIAGGSVQNSLRGAQWILKKPNICSYFGCVGNDDYAKILSERAIAEGVTVHYQVTEEAPTGTCAVLVTGTHRSLCANLAAAQKFTPDHLAKGECRKSIESAKFFYASGFFVAVSPESIMLLAKHAHEKKHTFIMNLSAPFVSQFYKEPLEEMLPYVDVLFGNESEADAFAKAFNITETDLQGVALKIAALPKINSSRQRVVVITQGKDPVILVEGSKVTLVPVEKLSREQIVDTNGAGDAFTGGFLSQMVLEKPWETCVKCGIYCATHVIQHSGCTYSGISDFRES, encoded by the exons atggaTTCTAG CTGCCCATGTGATAAGGAAGGTATGCTTGTGGGAATAGGAAATCCCTTGTTAGATATATCAGCTATAGTGGATGAGGAATTGCTCAAAAAGTATGGTCTACATCCAGATGATGCTATAATGGCCGAGGCTAAACACATGCCACTTTACAGGGAGCTTGTAGAAAA atataatgCTGAATTTATAGCTGGAGGCAGCGTGCAGAACTCTCTCAGGGGAGCGCaatggatattaaaaaaacctaatatatGCAGTTACTTTGGCTGCGTTGGAAATGATGATTACGCTaagattttaagtgagagagctAT tgctGAGGGTGTAACCGTCCACTACCAAGTGACTGAAGAGGCTCCAACGGGAACATGTGCAGTTCTTGTGACGGGCACACATCGTTCGCTGTGTGCAAACCTGGCGGCGGCACAGAAGTTCACTCCGGACCATCTGGCTAAAGGGGAGTGTCGGAAGAGCATTGAAAGCGCAAAGTTCTTTTATGCATCA GGCTTCTTTGTGGCGGTGTCGCCGGAATCTATAATGTTGCTCGCGAAGCACGCGCACGAGAAGAAGCACACGTTCATCATGAACTTGAGTGCGCCCTTCGTGTCGCAGTTCTACAAAGAGCCTTTGGAAGAGATGTTGCCCTACGTCGATGTTTTGTTCGGAAATGAATCG GAAGCAGATGCATTCGCTAAAGCGTTCAACATCACAGAAACCGATCTTCAAGGGGTAGCTTTGAAAATAGCGGCGCTACCCAAAATCAACTCGTCTAGGCAACGAGTCGTTGTGATAACCCAGGGTAAAGACCCAGTGATTCTGGTAGAGGGATCGAAGGTGACCCTGGTTCCCGTTGAAAAACTATCCAGAGAGCAAATTGTGGATACAAATGGGGCAGGGGATGCTTTCACAGGGGGTTTCCTAAGTCAAATGGTCCTGGAGAAACCTTGGGAGACTTGTGTCAAGTGTGGTATATACTGTGCGACTCATGTGATACAACATTCTGGTTGTACATACAGCGGTATCAGTGACTTTAGAGAAAGTTAA